From the genome of Phoenix dactylifera cultivar Barhee BC4 chromosome 5, palm_55x_up_171113_PBpolish2nd_filt_p, whole genome shotgun sequence:
CCTAGCTAGCTATATTTATCTTGATGCCGCCGGTAAGTAACCGTAGAAGAAGTTACATCAAAGAAATCGCCCAGTTGATTGATAAATATTGCCCGATATCATAATTCCTAACCTAAGAAATCATCAAACtcaatgaagtaaaaaaaaaaaaaaaaattacacagCTAATAGTCGTGAAAAGTTTTGTATGAGAATTGAGGGGcttggagagagaggaagaaaaacataTGAACGGAAAGCGAGAGAGAGTTCGTCGTACCGGTGAGATCTTGTAAGGACTGCTCGATCTCGCGGCAGGCCATTACGGCCTCCACGGCGTGGACTCGGACGTGCTGCTGGAGCTGCTCTCTAAAAGAGCACAGCACCAATAGATACTGTGCCTGCTCGATTCCATGACAACAGAAAGCTAAGAGAATCGAAGCAGCAGCAGAAGAAGTAGAGAGTAGAACCATGATATGGGTAATTCTACTTACGAGGAAGGCGTCGAGGTCGTGCTTGTCCTGGGGGGAGAGGAAGGGGCGGTGGCGGCCGGCGTAGGAGCGGAGGAGGTGGTGGGAACCGGCAACCTGGGCGTCGATGAGGGGGAGGTGGTCGATTGGTGTGGCCACCCGGAGGCACCCCACGTGGGCGCTCACCACCTGCTCCCACAACGGGTGCACCGCGATCTCCGCCTTCAGCAGCTGCCGctgctcctcctccgccgccgccgctgccgctgcTACAGACGACGATGAacactcccctcctcctcctcctcctcctcctcctcctcctcttagtCCCATCTCCATCCCCAACTCCCCTCGATCACCTCGCATCATCCTTCTCTTCTATGTGCACTAAAACGATGGACTTTATAAAAGAAAGAGTGGAGGGACCTTTTAGTGGGATACGGGAGAGCAAGGGGGGTGGGCAAAGGGGATAAGGAGGACCGGGTTTGCTACGGCGAGTGAGTGGAAAAGAGGGAAACtgcaaaagaaagaaggaaggtgGGGGAAGGAACCCAATTGTGTTTTCGGAAAGGAAGCTACCGAATCATGATATTTGAATTTTGAGTTTTCTTTTCCTGTTCTCTTTTTTCTgggtgaaggaaagagaagagtttgGCCAAGAACTGCAGCCTACCCTGCCATGGACACCTGCACCCTCCTCTATTCGACTCCCTTCGCCTTTAATCTATTAGTTTACCGATAATCCTTAATTAATATGGGTTCGTTGTATGCTTGCATTATTGCTAACCAAAGCCTATAGGGTTGGGGCCACTTGGTCATGACTTTTTTTCCTTGTCTTTGCTTTATGATCTATGGATTGATTCCtggatttttataaaaatagaaccAAATAATGTATATAATAATTATAGCGTGGGTTGCGGGCATTGGTTAGTTCGATTATGAGGTCCAAACGCCAAATCGGCGACTCCTGTTTTGACCTTAAGATGGGACGATTTTATCTTCCGGTAATTACGATCCAAGTTTCTGTGAGAGCTGCTTGTCCATTTGCTGAGTCCTTTTAAACTACATTTCGTTGATCCAAGAATCTTCGCACACTGCTTAGATGCTGCAATAATTGAGAGATTTTACCCATGAAGTCATTCCGCTGGTGTG
Proteins encoded in this window:
- the LOC103719659 gene encoding homeobox protein knotted-1-like 3, whose translation is MMRGDRGELGMEMGLRGGGGGGGGGGGECSSSSVAAAAAAAEEEQRQLLKAEIAVHPLWEQVVSAHVGCLRVATPIDHLPLIDAQVAGSHHLLRSYAGRHRPFLSPQDKHDLDAFLAQYLLVLCSFREQLQQHVRVHAVEAVMACREIEQSLQDLTGVTLEEGGGATMSDDEDEHHLDCPLDMSVDGHDMMGFGPLLPTESERSLMERVRQELKIELKQGFRSKIEDVREEILRKRRAGKLPGDTTSLLKQWWQQHSKWPYPTEDDKAKLVEETGLQLKQINNWFINQRKRNWHNNSQSATTLKSKRKR